A window from Streptomyces sp. NBC_00299 encodes these proteins:
- a CDS encoding fatty acid desaturase family protein, protein MTTGEQTQKTAIPWEPQLVTAMERFSVKEAHDLLRGLFRPRMAVYWSDFTLSVLLAGTAFWAVEPLGGFTILGVAAFLVSVLATYRCFAFIHEIAHFRAKKSFGPFRVWWNAVFGIPMMVPVFMYECHGEHHNRKLYGTAQDAEYLPLARMAPSNIVGLLITPLFLPFFGPYRFAVLTPLSWFVPSIREYLYRNVSALKIDFEYRGRQPTAGEKWLWRGQELLCLAWIATAATLLTLGVVPLERLAQWYALFVAIAFTNSLRLLAAHRYLGDEDEMSIVEQMMDTVNHPRARLLGELWAPVGLRLHALHHLMPGLPYHSFPRAHARLVAGLPQDSAYRLTESAGLAFSLRRLWRESRAHKKAGTLLERSPLKEA, encoded by the coding sequence ATGACGACCGGGGAGCAGACACAGAAGACGGCGATTCCATGGGAGCCTCAGCTGGTCACCGCGATGGAGCGGTTCTCCGTGAAGGAGGCGCACGACCTGCTGCGCGGGCTGTTCCGCCCGCGGATGGCGGTCTACTGGAGTGACTTCACCCTCAGCGTCCTGCTCGCTGGGACGGCATTCTGGGCGGTGGAGCCGCTGGGTGGCTTCACGATCCTGGGTGTGGCGGCGTTCCTGGTCTCGGTCCTGGCGACGTACCGCTGCTTCGCCTTCATTCACGAGATTGCGCACTTCCGGGCCAAGAAGAGTTTCGGGCCGTTCCGCGTCTGGTGGAACGCCGTGTTCGGCATCCCCATGATGGTGCCGGTCTTCATGTACGAGTGCCACGGCGAGCACCACAACCGCAAGTTGTACGGCACCGCGCAGGACGCCGAGTACCTGCCGCTCGCGCGGATGGCGCCCTCGAACATCGTGGGGTTGCTGATCACGCCGCTGTTCCTGCCGTTCTTCGGCCCCTACCGGTTCGCCGTGCTCACGCCGCTGTCGTGGTTCGTGCCCAGCATCCGGGAGTACCTGTACCGCAATGTCTCGGCTCTGAAGATCGACTTCGAGTACCGGGGTCGGCAGCCCACCGCCGGGGAGAAGTGGCTGTGGCGCGGCCAGGAACTGCTCTGCCTGGCGTGGATCGCAACGGCCGCGACCCTGCTGACGCTGGGTGTGGTGCCACTGGAGCGACTGGCGCAGTGGTACGCACTGTTCGTCGCCATCGCGTTCACCAACTCTCTCCGCTTGCTGGCCGCACACCGCTACCTCGGTGACGAGGACGAGATGAGCATCGTGGAGCAGATGATGGACACCGTGAACCACCCGCGGGCCCGGCTACTGGGTGAGCTGTGGGCGCCGGTGGGGCTGAGGCTGCACGCCCTGCACCACTTGATGCCGGGGTTGCCGTACCACAGCTTTCCCCGCGCACACGCACGGCTGGTGGCCGGCCTTCCCCAGGATTCCGCCTACCGGCTGACCGAGAGCGCCGGCCTGGCGTTCTCCCTGCGCCGCCTGTGGCGGGAGTCCCGCGCGCACAAGAAGGCGGGGACGCTGCTGGAGCGCTCGCCGTTGAAGGAGGCCTAG
- a CDS encoding MFS transporter: MRTPGADITDLLPTPTRRWLGLVCLTAALLIIGLDVTVLTIALPTLATAVGASTSELQWITNAFTLPFAALLLPSMALGTRGRKHLLMAGLALFAAGSAVALPADSAAGLMASRALMGAGAAATVPHALSLAPTLASPEGRDGAAAVASAGFALGLPLGPVVGGWLLAAYGWHAIFVVNIVVVLAALVGVALAVPEQRRRRREPVDAVCTVLVLAGTWAVAYAVTEATTRGWAHPVTVPVFLAGAALLCAMVIRLIRTRSPLADAALWHHPRFTWAICTLSFITLILLALLFMIPQYLQQVQGYDAWATGVRLMPMMVGFALGTVAGNRLVTVADAKWTLVLGMLLWSFGLLWIGQLSHGSSYPVAAGALVTTGLALGFTLPTALSALTGSLPPEKAVTAHALANTCRQIAAAFGIAVMGAVLNTTYRRELREEAPADLADGVVDEARQSMAGAAEAAAALPTREGEDLVTLAQHAFVTGMTTTARIGASVTALLALLLMVRMPTLRRAPRRAP; the protein is encoded by the coding sequence TTGCGCACACCGGGAGCAGACATCACTGACTTACTGCCGACGCCGACGCGGCGGTGGCTGGGCCTGGTCTGCCTGACCGCGGCACTGCTGATCATCGGACTGGATGTCACTGTCCTGACGATCGCGCTGCCGACCCTGGCCACCGCCGTCGGAGCCTCTACCTCCGAATTGCAGTGGATCACCAACGCCTTCACCTTGCCATTCGCCGCGCTGCTGCTGCCCTCCATGGCACTGGGCACCCGCGGCCGTAAGCACCTTCTGATGGCCGGCCTGGCGCTCTTCGCGGCAGGATCCGCCGTCGCCCTGCCGGCGGACAGCGCGGCCGGCCTGATGGCCTCGCGGGCCCTCATGGGGGCGGGTGCGGCGGCGACGGTACCTCACGCGCTGTCGCTCGCACCCACCCTGGCGTCACCAGAGGGCCGGGACGGGGCCGCGGCCGTGGCCTCGGCGGGCTTCGCCCTCGGCCTGCCTCTCGGTCCCGTCGTCGGGGGCTGGCTGCTGGCCGCCTACGGGTGGCATGCGATCTTCGTGGTCAACATCGTGGTGGTTCTTGCCGCGTTGGTCGGAGTCGCACTGGCCGTCCCTGAGCAACGGCGGCGGCGCCGCGAACCCGTCGACGCCGTCTGCACCGTACTCGTCCTCGCCGGAACATGGGCTGTCGCGTATGCGGTCACTGAGGCGACCACCCGGGGCTGGGCCCACCCGGTGACTGTGCCTGTGTTCCTCGCGGGTGCCGCGCTGTTGTGCGCCATGGTGATCCGGCTGATCCGGACACGATCCCCGCTGGCTGACGCCGCCTTATGGCATCACCCGCGCTTCACCTGGGCGATCTGCACGCTGTCGTTCATCACGCTGATCCTGCTCGCGCTGCTGTTCATGATTCCCCAATACCTGCAACAGGTGCAGGGATACGACGCCTGGGCCACCGGCGTCCGTCTGATGCCCATGATGGTCGGGTTCGCTCTGGGAACAGTTGCCGGCAACCGGCTCGTGACCGTCGCCGATGCCAAATGGACCCTCGTCCTCGGCATGTTGCTGTGGTCCTTCGGGCTGTTGTGGATCGGGCAACTGAGCCACGGCAGTTCCTATCCGGTAGCCGCCGGTGCGCTGGTCACCACGGGCCTCGCCCTCGGTTTCACCCTCCCCACCGCTCTCAGCGCGCTCACCGGTTCGCTGCCGCCCGAGAAGGCTGTGACCGCACACGCGCTCGCCAACACCTGCCGGCAGATTGCGGCAGCCTTCGGGATCGCCGTGATGGGTGCCGTCCTCAACACCACCTACCGACGGGAGTTACGCGAGGAGGCGCCCGCCGACCTGGCCGACGGGGTTGTGGATGAGGCGCGTCAGAGCATGGCCGGCGCAGCCGAGGCCGCCGCCGCGCTGCCCACGAGAGAGGGTGAGGACCTCGTGACCCTTGCTCAGCATGCCTTCGTCACCGGGATGACCACCACGGCGCGGATCGGCGCGTCCGTCACCGCCCTCCTGGCCCTGCTCCTCATGGTGCGCATGCCCACACTTCGGCGTGCCCCGCGCCGAGCCCCTTGA
- a CDS encoding aminotransferase class III-fold pyridoxal phosphate-dependent enzyme, translating to MASTPPTSTAEEKRAALRARLSGVAARDETAERYRRHANPYIARMLDGLGIDVHYVRGEGTRLYDGAGNEYLDFAGAYGALPFGHNPPQMWKAISAVQESAEPSITLPSVLGASALLAERLATVAPGHLDQVWQCNSGAEAVEAALKLARAATGRRLVVSTRNSFHGKTLGALSATGRPRYQTPFGAPSAGFHHIPFGDPRALEQVFDEHPDDIAAFIVEPVQGEGGIVPAPPGYLATARELCTRYGAKLIVDEVQTGLGRTGRMFACEHHGVVPDIMPLAKALGGGMVPIGAVVFGQDSLTEDFGLRHTSTFGGNAFCSRVGVGAVDLLTADDRALVRQVAQRGEYLLAGLREVAARHPELVADVRGQGLLLGVQLSDDPDLHARQGLFRSLADQEGLAGFLCGYLLRNEGIRLAPAYFANSVLRVEPPLNVTEADCDTLLGALDRGLDVIERGDSARFFAHLLPASERPAPREVDGQVSGVTRSERLRPRDGEPRWAFIAHPTDLASYESYDSRLQLPGEQVRVLFDRMNQCRNVDTAAAMLVGRCRVETDTGESSYGEIFALPYGAQRLLDMPSAKSAALVQEAVDDAVARGAQLVGLGAYTSVITANATALRDVPVPVTTGNAYTVAAAVDGLEEAARQQDIELGEACCVVLGGAGAIGLASSMLLAEKVGRLVLVGNPANRARSERRLAAALESVVGHLMQADDVPQAGSLARAVLRRTASGASMQDITAELVEQGLLATSVDAEAVLPAGDLVLAATSTPDQLIQPELVKRDAAVCDVSQPPNVGPQLKAARPDLRVVAGGLVRMPGGRDLGIDFGVPSGVTYACTAETMIIAHRLHDPVVSHGDKLSVDLVRMLRDEARKLGYRLYLPTETDQERQGGLTS from the coding sequence GTGGCTTCCACCCCACCCACCAGCACCGCCGAAGAAAAACGTGCCGCGCTGCGGGCCCGGCTGAGCGGTGTCGCCGCCCGGGACGAGACCGCCGAGCGCTACCGCCGTCACGCCAACCCCTACATCGCCCGCATGCTCGACGGTCTCGGTATCGACGTGCACTACGTACGGGGCGAGGGCACCAGGCTCTACGACGGCGCGGGCAACGAGTACCTCGACTTCGCGGGCGCCTACGGAGCCCTGCCCTTCGGGCACAACCCGCCGCAGATGTGGAAGGCGATATCCGCCGTACAGGAGTCGGCCGAACCCAGCATCACCCTCCCGTCCGTCCTCGGCGCGTCCGCCCTGCTCGCGGAGCGGCTGGCCACTGTCGCGCCCGGTCACCTCGACCAGGTGTGGCAGTGCAACAGCGGTGCCGAGGCGGTGGAGGCGGCCCTGAAGCTGGCCCGTGCCGCCACCGGCCGCCGGCTGGTGGTCTCGACGCGCAACTCCTTCCACGGCAAGACCCTCGGCGCCCTGTCCGCCACGGGGCGGCCCCGCTACCAGACACCCTTCGGCGCGCCCTCGGCCGGCTTCCACCACATCCCCTTCGGGGACCCGCGGGCCCTTGAGCAGGTCTTCGACGAACACCCCGACGACATCGCCGCGTTCATCGTCGAGCCCGTCCAGGGCGAAGGCGGCATCGTGCCGGCCCCGCCGGGCTACCTCGCGACCGCGCGTGAGCTGTGCACCCGCTACGGCGCCAAGCTGATCGTCGACGAGGTGCAGACCGGACTCGGCCGCACCGGACGCATGTTCGCGTGCGAGCACCACGGCGTGGTCCCCGACATCATGCCGCTGGCCAAGGCGCTGGGCGGGGGCATGGTGCCGATCGGGGCCGTGGTGTTCGGGCAGGACAGCCTCACCGAGGACTTCGGGCTGCGGCACACCTCGACCTTCGGCGGCAACGCCTTCTGCTCCCGGGTGGGCGTGGGCGCGGTCGATCTGCTCACCGCCGACGACCGGGCCCTCGTACGGCAGGTGGCCCAGCGGGGCGAGTATCTGCTGGCCGGACTCCGTGAGGTCGCCGCCCGGCATCCGGAGCTGGTCGCGGACGTGCGCGGCCAGGGACTGCTGCTCGGTGTGCAGCTCTCCGACGACCCGGACCTCCATGCGCGGCAAGGTCTGTTCCGCTCACTGGCCGACCAGGAGGGGCTGGCCGGGTTCCTGTGCGGCTATCTCCTGCGCAACGAGGGCATCCGTCTGGCGCCCGCGTACTTCGCCAACAGTGTGCTGCGGGTCGAACCGCCGCTGAACGTCACCGAGGCGGACTGCGACACCCTGCTGGGCGCGCTGGACCGGGGTCTGGACGTGATCGAACGGGGCGACAGCGCACGCTTCTTCGCCCACCTTCTGCCGGCCTCGGAGCGGCCCGCCCCTCGCGAGGTTGACGGCCAGGTGTCCGGTGTGACGCGGTCCGAGCGGCTGCGCCCTCGCGACGGCGAGCCGCGATGGGCGTTCATCGCCCACCCCACGGACCTGGCGAGCTACGAGAGTTACGACAGCCGCCTCCAGCTGCCCGGCGAGCAGGTACGGGTGCTGTTCGACCGGATGAACCAGTGCCGCAACGTCGACACAGCGGCCGCCATGCTGGTCGGCCGGTGCCGGGTGGAGACGGACACCGGCGAGAGCTCCTACGGGGAGATCTTCGCGCTGCCCTACGGGGCGCAGCGGCTGCTGGACATGCCGAGCGCGAAGTCCGCGGCGCTGGTGCAGGAGGCCGTCGACGACGCGGTCGCGCGAGGTGCCCAGCTGGTGGGGCTCGGCGCCTACACGTCGGTCATCACCGCGAACGCGACGGCCTTGCGGGACGTGCCGGTTCCGGTGACCACGGGCAACGCCTACACCGTGGCGGCCGCGGTGGACGGACTGGAGGAGGCGGCACGGCAACAGGACATCGAGCTGGGCGAGGCGTGCTGTGTGGTGCTGGGCGGTGCAGGCGCGATCGGTCTGGCGTCCAGCATGCTGCTGGCGGAGAAGGTAGGCCGGCTGGTCCTGGTGGGAAACCCCGCCAACCGGGCACGCAGTGAGCGCCGTCTGGCCGCCGCCCTGGAGTCCGTGGTCGGGCATCTGATGCAGGCCGACGACGTACCGCAGGCGGGCTCGCTGGCCCGGGCGGTACTCAGGCGGACCGCGTCCGGCGCGAGCATGCAGGACATCACGGCCGAACTCGTCGAGCAGGGGCTGCTGGCCACCTCGGTGGACGCCGAGGCGGTCCTGCCGGCCGGCGATCTGGTCCTGGCCGCCACGTCGACGCCGGACCAGCTGATCCAGCCGGAGCTGGTGAAGCGCGACGCCGCGGTGTGCGACGTGTCGCAGCCGCCGAACGTCGGCCCGCAGCTCAAGGCGGCCCGGCCCGATCTGCGCGTGGTCGCGGGCGGCCTCGTCCGGATGCCGGGCGGCCGGGATCTCGGGATCGACTTCGGCGTCCCCAGCGGGGTCACCTACGCCTGCACCGCAGAAACGATGATCATCGCCCACCGCCTTCACGACCCCGTCGTCAGTCACGGCGACAAGCTCTCCGTCGATCTGGTGCGCATGCTCCGCGACGAGGCCCGGAAGCTGGGCTACCGGCTGTACCTGCCGACGGAGACCGATCAGGAGCGGCAGGGAGGCCTTACCTCATGA
- a CDS encoding NAD(P)/FAD-dependent oxidoreductase: protein MPNSDKTTARTTHGARSRVRAVAPAGEQDEKVVNDDVRADVCVVGHGIVGLITAIALAKRGMSVVCIDQPTEKQQASYKVGESLLVFSNAFLRGLGELDETLEESFGKKGFWMVHGLEGRTDFDESVSEWGFQSTLPPHWIEKIENPLFHRTMFNDAQIVRPEVEAVLRDRARATPGLIFLDCGLIRDVVLGDEDNDHTLQWSSRDKDRSGKISARWIADCTGRTRLLSRRFGHDIPLDDGFSTTAAWAQFSNCTQDLFDDRWKFAFPDGEVTDRERTTVHLWGDGYWIWLIRLKDDRISVGITYSQQRPPEEGNAREVFWKVLRRYPLLDWLKEENVLEFSAYRDVQRMTNTFISPKRYAMVGDASSMIDAFYSQGISLSMVTAWHLANIAQRDVQQGRLDMDYLDHVNRAATADWRIIRSMVRSKYGPAIADSRFFILDHLLDYMVFGAALLGRYRVSRWLTETGGRTDEESVEHARLRAGLERRLFLSQSAPWHRLDPHRVAGLVEKWHQGLERRALWRLDNGEKLPPTKAGMRAHAALPGIWRLPYVHRLERADLTLPAIKEPEFMQVTGTEYRPVIPAGSGPMLVAMTSLGTLLDIADTRVRKVRRALRRRRRGGA, encoded by the coding sequence GTGCCCAACTCTGACAAGACGACCGCCAGGACCACGCACGGCGCCCGGTCCCGCGTCCGCGCCGTGGCGCCGGCCGGCGAGCAGGACGAAAAGGTCGTGAACGACGACGTGCGCGCCGATGTCTGTGTGGTCGGCCACGGGATCGTAGGTCTGATCACCGCCATCGCACTGGCCAAGCGCGGCATGTCGGTGGTCTGCATCGACCAGCCGACGGAGAAGCAGCAGGCCAGCTACAAGGTCGGCGAGTCCCTCCTGGTGTTCTCCAACGCCTTCCTGCGCGGCCTCGGCGAGCTCGACGAGACGCTGGAGGAGTCCTTCGGCAAGAAGGGCTTCTGGATGGTTCACGGGCTTGAGGGCCGTACCGACTTCGACGAGTCCGTCTCGGAATGGGGCTTCCAGAGCACGCTGCCGCCGCACTGGATCGAGAAAATCGAGAACCCCCTGTTCCACCGCACCATGTTCAACGACGCCCAGATCGTCCGTCCCGAGGTCGAGGCCGTGCTGCGCGACCGCGCCCGCGCCACACCGGGGCTGATCTTCCTGGACTGCGGTCTGATCCGGGACGTCGTCCTTGGCGACGAGGACAACGACCATACGCTGCAGTGGAGTTCCCGCGACAAGGACCGCAGCGGGAAGATCTCCGCCCGCTGGATCGCCGACTGCACCGGCCGCACCCGTCTGCTGTCCCGTCGCTTCGGCCACGACATCCCCCTTGACGACGGGTTCTCCACAACGGCGGCCTGGGCGCAGTTCTCCAACTGCACCCAGGACCTGTTCGACGACCGCTGGAAGTTCGCCTTCCCCGACGGCGAGGTGACCGACCGGGAACGCACCACCGTGCACCTGTGGGGCGACGGGTACTGGATCTGGCTGATCCGGCTGAAGGACGACCGCATCAGCGTCGGCATCACCTACAGCCAGCAGCGCCCGCCGGAGGAGGGCAACGCCCGCGAGGTGTTCTGGAAGGTCCTGCGCCGGTATCCGCTGCTGGACTGGCTCAAGGAGGAGAACGTTCTGGAGTTCAGCGCCTACCGCGACGTCCAGCGCATGACCAACACCTTTATCTCTCCCAAGCGTTACGCCATGGTCGGCGACGCCTCCAGCATGATCGACGCCTTCTACAGCCAGGGCATCAGCCTGTCCATGGTCACCGCCTGGCATCTGGCGAACATCGCGCAGCGCGATGTGCAGCAGGGCCGGCTCGACATGGACTACCTCGACCACGTCAACCGGGCCGCCACCGCGGACTGGCGCATCATCCGCTCGATGGTGCGCTCGAAGTACGGGCCCGCCATCGCCGACAGCCGCTTCTTCATCCTGGACCACCTCCTGGACTACATGGTCTTCGGGGCGGCGCTGTTGGGCCGGTACCGCGTCTCACGCTGGCTGACCGAGACGGGCGGCCGCACCGACGAGGAGAGTGTGGAGCACGCGCGTCTTCGGGCGGGACTGGAACGACGGCTGTTCCTGTCCCAGTCCGCTCCCTGGCACCGGCTGGACCCGCACCGGGTCGCCGGGCTGGTGGAGAAGTGGCACCAGGGCCTGGAGCGCCGGGCGCTGTGGCGGCTGGACAACGGCGAGAAGCTGCCTCCGACCAAGGCGGGGATGCGCGCGCACGCAGCCCTTCCGGGAATCTGGCGGCTGCCGTACGTGCATCGGCTGGAACGGGCCGACCTGACCCTGCCGGCCATCAAGGAGCCCGAGTTCATGCAGGTGACCGGTACCGAGTACCGGCCGGTCATCCCGGCCGGCTCCGGCCCGATGCTCGTCGCCATGACATCGCTGGGAACGCTGCTGGACATCGCCGACACGAGGGTGCGCAAGGTGCGTCGGGCGCTGCGGCGACGCCGCCGGGGAGGCGCCTGA
- a CDS encoding cytochrome P450, which yields MTTVAPSQGPSSPHTRRLSMAPGGGLLGHATALQADTIATLHRLASASDGVMAFRIGGSLAATVSTPAAARDVLIENAEDFGRGKRQTRALTPLMGNGLLTSEGELHKKQRRLVLPHFSPRRIPRHAEAVVSTAESLAERWRNGVDVDLVAEMNTLTMDIVSRLLFTASSRDNRALADAITEAFEWEMHAITSPAALPLWVPVPRNRRARRAMTGIRAWIAQFIRERQEAAEGGAELPEDILGDLMASRYEDGTAMSEELLLDEVLTAWGAAQETSADAQAWTLYLLARHPDVLKRVHHEIDAVLGERSVRFEDLSQLPYCLQVFKEAMRLYPPAAVIPRQAIRDTVVGEYAVPAGTMIFLNAFSLHRNPDVFTDPERFDPDRFTREREKALPKGAYLPFGTGGNVCPGSHLATMEGHLLTVVLNQRLAFELLPQGAEVTPELLVNLRPNPGVRARVSAR from the coding sequence ATGACCACCGTAGCCCCGTCGCAGGGCCCTTCATCGCCCCATACTCGGCGGCTGTCCATGGCGCCCGGTGGTGGGCTGCTCGGACACGCCACGGCTCTCCAGGCCGACACCATCGCGACCCTGCACCGGCTCGCCTCAGCGTCGGACGGCGTCATGGCCTTCCGGATCGGCGGCAGTCTCGCCGCCACGGTCTCGACACCGGCCGCGGCCCGAGACGTACTGATCGAGAACGCGGAGGATTTCGGCCGGGGCAAGCGGCAGACGCGCGCGCTCACCCCGCTGATGGGCAACGGGCTGCTCACCAGTGAAGGCGAACTCCACAAGAAGCAGCGGCGGTTGGTACTGCCTCACTTCTCACCCCGCCGCATACCCCGCCACGCGGAGGCCGTCGTCTCGACGGCAGAGAGCCTGGCCGAGCGCTGGCGCAACGGGGTCGACGTCGACCTGGTCGCGGAGATGAACACCCTGACGATGGACATTGTCAGCCGGCTCCTCTTCACAGCCTCCAGCCGGGACAACAGGGCCCTGGCAGACGCCATAACCGAGGCCTTCGAGTGGGAGATGCACGCCATCACCAGTCCGGCAGCGCTCCCCCTGTGGGTGCCCGTGCCCCGGAACCGGCGTGCGCGGCGGGCAATGACAGGCATCCGTGCGTGGATTGCCCAGTTCATCCGGGAACGGCAGGAGGCGGCGGAGGGCGGCGCTGAACTTCCTGAAGACATCTTGGGCGATCTGATGGCTTCGCGCTACGAGGACGGCACTGCGATGAGCGAGGAGCTGCTGCTCGACGAGGTGCTGACCGCATGGGGCGCGGCCCAGGAGACGTCGGCCGACGCGCAGGCGTGGACGCTGTACCTTCTTGCCCGCCATCCCGACGTCCTCAAGCGGGTGCACCACGAGATCGACGCGGTCCTGGGCGAGAGGTCGGTGCGCTTCGAGGACCTGTCTCAACTTCCGTACTGTCTGCAGGTGTTCAAGGAGGCGATGCGGCTGTACCCGCCGGCTGCCGTGATCCCCCGGCAGGCGATCAGGGACACGGTGGTCGGTGAGTACGCGGTTCCGGCCGGGACCATGATCTTCCTCAATGCCTTCAGCCTCCACCGGAATCCCGACGTGTTCACCGACCCGGAGCGCTTCGACCCCGATCGCTTCACCCGGGAACGGGAGAAGGCGCTGCCCAAGGGCGCCTACCTCCCCTTCGGGACCGGTGGGAACGTCTGCCCGGGCAGCCATCTGGCCACGATGGAGGGGCATCTGCTCACTGTGGTGCTCAATCAGCGGCTGGCGTTCGAACTGCTCCCGCAGGGCGCGGAGGTGACGCCGGAGCTGTTGGTGAACCTTCGACCGAATCCGGGGGTGCGGGCGCGCGTCAGCGCGAGGTGA